Proteins encoded together in one Argiope bruennichi chromosome 1, qqArgBrue1.1, whole genome shotgun sequence window:
- the LOC129981506 gene encoding proteoglycan 4-like — MLRLVVFSTICLGFHNSLYVDASEKTRVIKDESSFRSNDVSSSFHCHKRAPGYYADPRFKCEVFHYCHTDGTRVTIPCSNGDQKHRICFLKDIASKACDGTELFLPLPEDLFFKPSKDTTASALNSATEFKLPEVLPEPAISSETSPSTTPLSSEDDRKDRDGSFLTSREVGGIFEVFNSFLKEIETRQDLDVISNSSSRPRPSTFSRRSRLPSSLEHKDALVDVSPRIEKRIDEEGPFLVEIYKDGRDSSDNDYSPYRRRSKKLFFSSDKKILPGKHPRKKRTVPVQQPIHRPYAIVYAKVPDTTMPESLSAFREVPKERQDSIELPFAPALVPGNVPVVPVTIETRRRKKNNENRNSSPTESVRASHSNGQQQTSEQQNIYYYAPDQNNGVHPQSPGIRTEVEPRQQLRGNADQGQSQNQRPHLIRQSNTQSHRPAPYSPQSTNRLQLPTFPFQPQQYINAPQQPPYFFGSQDGFQPFSPPFGLERPQLLVEQPPARQQRQRPPVQQQPPRTRQPERPSNSQIIEDQNKERTREERPTISNQQQGYSGFQHPFFNGFPGLGSSSFNSPFTQRDPSPFSLVPPSEISQQPPSLPDPQTQNVRYNDQGRPVYSAQEVPQSQPQSSYVRNEGLSSGIPIPVQPNNQDPTIYGRERTRHQSGNIQNLAVSQPQTPSRVNSRPLSPDPPTRIPEKTEEVLQLHPPRSLPSRPVPREREQPEQYSPYDSRLYQPGYSPENLIIRPERPSSVPIQNGIPREYGQTLSGPATVLVEDYRQGSRPRPQNTENDPREIKYIQRQPSPDRNIERTRQSERERGSSRPQPQSSYYHSPTTPPPSSRIRQSSRAREESRPPTRTREETRPPTRIREEIRPTTRTREETRAPARIREETRSPTRTREEPRVPSRTRERTRQSTRNERNRHRSRPVEETDVRNVIEELPEYGHRSSPPPDERQVNVRTIPIVSEIRPTEEEYYQRPPPSNIVNDIPNSYYTQSPPTTNSRYRENPRERPSQPQIERPPSDVSGHYQPNDYARPQGYYPANENYVNVISTVDDSESKPRTTPSVTVRRPSNRGSSARVRDSNSRRRPDAENGFRPMTQKPQIETYYHTRPSVNENIEIIEEYKAPENIEANRYQDLEELPPTTVQISTTQRPTTKRRPPPPRPTFPTFPTFPPPPRRPSTTPRTIAETSELRDETPVSFTKEPEHFSTSRNRIQEIDLENNESLRNKEHAAEDYVTSSTPEVTTRRRTRKRKQKPRRPRPTVSYSVDEHTSGDTVNKPTTDKEVTTQTTSGRSSRWRQQTSSNSRKPTTTTPVPEVVTVAASAKSEEFGSRINLFGRQRSRKPAALKPRTSSTTPTAPLLREESVRVSKVPTITRGKKQFTNKLRSRTTTTTTTANPDTEDPVARSDENVEFYNFQSIDTTTDQPSSPEYEHSTSWPMELTTEFVSTTESYNQMVETTPETTTPEFDEETDHPQNSNEKVGDFESTRSVVKKFQNRPRILKFGKPKLKTTISPIDLNVAESRYF, encoded by the exons ATAAAAGACGAGTCGTCATTTCGCTCTAACGATGTAAGTTCATCATTCCATTGCCACAAAAGAGCTCCTGGATACTATGCCGACCCCAGATTCAAATGTGAAGTGTTTCACTATTGCCATACGGATGGGACGCGAGTGACTATTCCATGTTCCAATGGCGATCAAAAGCACAGAATATGCTTCCTCAAAGATATCGCGTCCAAAGCTTGTGATGGCACGGAGCTATTTCTGCCGCTGCCTGAAGACTTATTCTTCAAACCATCGAAAGATACCACAGCATCTGCTCTGAACAGCGCAACAGAATTCAAGCTGCCAGAAGTTCTTCCTGAACCAGCCATATCATCCGAAACCAGCCCCTCAACCACCCCTTTAAGTTCTGAAGACGACAGAAAAGATAGAGATGGATCCTTTCTGACTTCTAGAGAAGTTGGCGGTATTTTCGAAGTCTTCAACAGTTTCTTAAAAGAAATCGAAACACGCCAGGACCTGGACGTGATCTCAAATTCATCCTCGAGACCAAGACCGTCAACTTTCAGTCGGAGATCTAGATTGCCATCGAGTCTTGAACACAAGGATGCCCTGGTGGACGTCTCGCCCAGAATTGAGAAAAGGATCGATGAAGAGGGTCCATTCTTAGTGGAAATCTACAAGGACGGCAGAGATTCCAGTGATAATGACTACAGTCCCTATAGAAGGAGATCGAAAAAATTGTTCTTCAGCTCTGACAAAAAGATTCTTCCTGGAAAGCATCCGAGAAAGAAACGAACTGTTCCTGTCCAACAGCCTATCCATCGACCATACGCTATCGTTTATGCCAAAGTTCCAGACACTACTATGCCAGAATCGCTGAGTGCTTTTCGAGAGGTACCTAAAGAACGTCAG gacAGTATAGAGCTCCCATTTGCTCCAGCGCTTGTCCCAGGAAACGTTCCAGTCGTCCCTGTGACGATAGAAACTCgtcgaagaaagaaaaataatgaaaacagaaattcgTCTCCCACAGAGTCAGTACGTGCTTCCCACTCCAATGGCCAACAGCAAACATCAGAGCaacaaaatatctattattaCGCTCCAGACCAAAATAACGGCGTTCATCCTCAAAGTCCAGGAATTAGAACTGAGGTAGAACCCCGTCAACAACTCAGAGGAAATGCAGATCAAGGACAATCCCAAAATCAAAGACCTCACTTAATTCGCCAATCCAATACACAAAGCCACAGACCTGCTCCTTATTCACCACAATCCACCAATAGACTTCAGTTGCCCACATTCCCCTTTCAACCACAGCAATATATAAATGCGCCACAACAACCGCCTTACTTCTTTGGATCTCAAGATGGATTTCAACCATTTTCTCCACCTTTTGGACTCGAACGTCCTCAACTGCTTGTTGAGCAACCTCCCGCACGCCAGCAGAGACAGCGACCACCAGTCCAACAGCAACCTCCCCGAACAAGGCAGCCCGAGCGTCCATCTAATTCTCAGATTATCGAAGATCAGAATAAAGAAAGAACGCGTGAAGAAAGGCCTACCATTAGTAATCAACAGCAAGGATATTCCGGATTTCAGCATCCCTTTTTTAATGGCTTTCCTGGATTAGGATCCTCTTCTTTCAACAGCCCATTTACTCAAAGGGATCCGTCACCATTTAGTCTGGTACCACCCTCAGAAATTTCTCAACAGCCACCCTCTCTACCTGATCCCCAAACGCAGAACGTCAGATATAACGATCAAGGAAGACCTGTTTACAGTGCTCAGGAAGTGCCTCAATCACAACCACAATCAAGTTATGTTCGAAACGAAGGTCTCAGTTCTGGAATTCCAATTCCAGTCCAGCCCAACAATCAAGATCCTACAATTTATGGACGAGAAAG aacAAGGCACCAAAGTGGAAACATACAGAACCTTGCAGTTTCTCAACCACAAACGCCATCAAGAGTAAACTCAAGACCGCTTTCACCAGACCCACCAACACGAATACCAGAAAAAACTGAAGAGGTATTGCAGCTACATCCTCCAAGAAGCCTTCCAAGTAGACCAGTCCCAAGGGAAAGAGAACAACCAGAACAATATTCTCCTTATGATTCAAGATTATATCAACCAGGATACTCTCCAGAGAATTTAATAATTAGACCTGAAAGACCATCATCTGTTCCAATACAAAATGGAATCCCAAGAGAATATGGTCAAACACTTTCTGGCCCGGCGACTGTTTTAGTTGAGGATTATAGGCAAGGAAGCAGACCTAGACCTCAAAATACTGAAAACGACCCCAGAGAAATAAAGTACATCCAAAGGCAGCCATCTCCTGATAGGAATATAGAACGTACTCGACAGTCTGAACGGGAAAGAGGTTCATCCAGACCACAACCACAATCTTCTTACTATCATTCACCTACAACACCTCCTCCTTCATCAAGAATTAGACAGTCAAGCAGAGCAAGAGAAGAAAGTAGACCGCCAACTAGGACAAGGGAAGAAACAAGACCACCAACCAGGATAAGAGAGGAAATTAGACCTACTACTAGGACAAGAGAAGAAACAAGAGCACCAGCAAGGATAAGGGAAGAAACTAGGTCTCCAACCAGAACAAGAGAAGAACCCCGAGTGCCAAGTAGAACAAGAGAAAGAACAAGACAATCAACACGAAATGAAAGAAATCGTCACAGATCGAGACCTGTAGAAGAAACAGATGTCCGAAATGTTATTGAAGAACTCCCTGAGTATGGACATCGATCATCTCCCCCTCCTGATGAAAGACAAGTGAACGTAAGGACTATACCTATAGTTTCGGAAATCAGACCAACAGAAGAAGAATATTATCAACGACCTCCCCCATCCAATATTGTGAATGACATTCCTAATTCATATTATACGCAATCTCCTCCGACAACAAATTCGAGGTATCGAGAAAATCCACGAGAAAGACCGTCTCAACCTCAGATAGAAAGGCCACCATCCGATGTTTCTGGGCACTATCAGCCAAATGACTACGCCAGGCCACAAGGATACTATCCAGCAAATGAAAACTACGTCAATGTTATTTCCACAGTAGATGATTCGGAAAGTAAACCACGCACAACTCCATCGGTAACTGTAAGAAGACCGAGCAACAGAGGGTCAAGCGCAAGGGTTAGAGACTCCAACAGTCGTAGAAGACCAGATGCTGAAAACGGATTTAGACCAATGACCCAAAAGCCACAAATAGAAACCTATTACCATACTCGGCcttctgtaaatgaaaatatcgaaataattgAAGAATACAAAGCACCAGAAAATATCGAGGCAAATAGGTATCAAGATCTGGAAGAGTTGCCACCTACAACTGTCCAAATATCGACAACTCAGCGGCCAACGACAAAACGCAGACCTCCTCCACCAAGACCCACTTTTCCAACTTTCCCTACATTTCCTCCCCCTCCTCGGCGACCTTCGACAACACCCAGAACCATAGCGGAAACTTCAGAATTGAGAGATGAAACTCCAGTTTCTTTTACAAAAGAACCAGAACATTTCTCAACATCTAGAAATAGAATTCAGGAGatagatttagaaaataatgaatccTTGCGTAATAAAGAACACGCTGCAGAGGATTATGTTACCTCTAGCACTCCAGAAGTTACAACAAGACGTAGAACACGAAAAAGGAAGCAAAAGCCTCGACGACCACGTCCTACAGTATCTTACAGTGTAGATGAACATACTTCTGGGGATACAGTCAATAAACCAACAACTGATAAAGAAGTCACAACACAAACAACTTCTGGAAGATCCAGCAGATGGAGACAACAAACAAGTTCCAATTCTCGAAAACCAACTACAACCACCCCCGTACCTGAAGTTGTGACAGTTGCTGCTTCTGCAAAATCGGAAGAATTCGGCAGTAGGATTAATCTTTTTGGAAGACAAAGGTCAAGGAAACCAGCAGCCTTAAAACCTCGTACTTCTTCGACAACACCAACAGCTCCCCTATTAAGAGAGGAATCTGTAAGAGTTTCTAAAGTTCCAACAATAACAAGAGGGAAAAAACAGTTTACAAATAAGCTCCGTTCGAGAACTACGACAACGACTACAACAGCTAATCCGGATACGGAAGACCCTGTCGCTCGCAGCGACGAAAATGTGGAATTTTATAACTTTCAGTCTATTGACACGACGACAGATCAGCCTTCCTCGCCAGAATATGAGCATTCAACTTCGTGGCCGATGGAATTAACTACCGAATTTGTTTCTACAACCGAATCTTATAACCAGATGGTAGAGACGACACCTGAAACAACAACACCAGAATTCGACGAAGAAACAGATCACCCGCAAAACAGCAATGAAAAAGTTGGCGATTTTGAAAGTACTCGATCAGTCGTGAAGAAATTCCAGAATAGACCTCGTATACTTAAGTTCGGAAAGCCCAAACTTAAAACCACAATATCACCCATTGATTTGAATGTTGCTGAAAgcagatatttttga